Genomic segment of Zingiber officinale cultivar Zhangliang chromosome 11B, Zo_v1.1, whole genome shotgun sequence:
AGTAAATCTCTAGCTGTGGCAAGACTTGATCAATTTATATAagcaataaaaaatttctccttcCAATTTGAGTCAACTAGGAATTAAACTGGGATAAGAGAGAAGACTTTTCAAAGGCATCCCAATTTGACAAGTTTTCAACTTGATTGCATTCATTCTGTATCTCAATTTGATCGAATTTCAATTAATTCCATTAATTTTCTAATGGGCAAGGATGAATTAATGACACTCGAGTTCATGGCATATCTCTAGCTGTGGCAAGACTAAGCAATTtatataacaacaacaacaactaagccttatcccactaggtggggtcggctatatgaatcattttatgtcattgaactctatcttctaccatatcatcatctatatttaatttatcttgttttattgttgctaaccaaatcttttttgatcttccttttctttgtttgatatgtgtgtttgttatagtttcacatcgcctaactggagcatttattggtcgtctaagtacatgcctatactatcttaaacgtgtctctcggagttttccctcaataaatgcaactagggcttggtgttcggcttggtaaaagCTTGTTTATATctattcaatatacacaagattaattaaacaaacaagcttgaacagctcgttaaactaaacaaacaagcttaaacatAAATATGTtaagctcgttaacgttcgtgaacaacgttcgtgaacaacgttcgtgaacaacgttcgtgaacaatgttcacgaaccatattcattaataaaatttttttcaatatgctaaataaacaatagaataaaataaaataaaataaaataaataaatttaaattatcaagctcaataaccaatgaaaagttttaaacaatcaaacaagcttgaattgaaagctcgataacatgtaaacgaaccaagctcgaaccaagctcaagccaagcttgaattgagaactcgataacatctaaatgaaccaagatcaagtcaaacttcaaataagctcaagctcataaaaaataaaccaagccaaacttgaacaatcatttcaaaaacttagttcattttaagctcgcttggttaccttatcaaacaagcttgaacactccaAAGCTCGGCtcagcttgtttacagccctagatgcaactccaactttctctctaatgctctcatttcttattctatccatctttgtatgtccacacatccacttaacatcctcatctctgcagcTCTCATCTTCtattcatgtgctcgagtcatagcccaacattcaactccatttAACATAGCAAGTCCAACTACggttttgtagaactttcctttaaattttagaagtactttacggtcacataaaacacctaatgcattcctccatttcaaccatcctgtttatattctatgtaagacatctctctcaatccctccatcattttgcaaaaatgattctaaatatGTAAAGCTCGTTCCtggcaactcgtcatctcctatcttaacaattatctcattacctctaatattgctaaacttaaattctatatattctatctttattctactaagcctaaaacctttcccatgtttcccgccaagattctagtttagcatttactccttcacatgtttcatctaccaaaacaatattatTTGCAAACAACTAAGCAATTTATATAAGCAATACAAAATTTCTCCTACCAATTTGAGCATCTAGGAAATAAACTTGTATAAGAAGGCTTTTCAAAGACATCTCGACAAATTTTCAACTTGATTGCATCCATTCTGTATCtcaatttgatcaaatttgaattaattcCATTAATTTTCTAATGGAGTCTAACTAATTCCTGCTAGCACCAAAAATTGTGAAGAAGTAAAATTATAGTTGATAATTAGTTCCCATCAATCTATACCTTATCATTTAAGACTCCTAGCCTCCTAGACTACAGGAAATGTGGATTTCATTCCACTATAGTTAGGTAAGAATAAGAATTCCAAAAAATTTGAAATCACAAGACAATTTGAGGAAAATATAAGGTTGACAGACTTTGGGGGAACTTGATAAATCAAACGTATAATGGCATCCACATCATGTTGTAACATTCAAACTTTCAATGGGCATAAAGTGTTTGGTGCATTAGTATTACAACAAATCAAAATAGTTATGCAGAGCACTTTACAAACCTTGCCAACGCAAAGTCCAACCAAGATAAGCACCATGTAGGCATGTGGTACATTGAAGTCTGCTTTGTATGTgtttccttctaagtcagaaaaAGAGCTTCCAAGAATTCATCAACATATGCAAGACATGGCCAATGATCAGTTCTTATCCGTACCAAGGTGGATGAATGATGTACTTCCATCTGGAAAAGGAGATGGAACCTGGGTGGTAGGAATATCATGATATAGAAaataccaattttttttttactgataGATGAATGGTGCTCTACAATATCCTCATCCTCAAGATACGGGAGCTGAAGAGGTACATTTTCAGAATATGGCACCAGAGCAGTAATATCATTAGCAACAGAACACTCAGAATCATTTTCACAGATAATATCTTTAATGATCCCACTACCCCTCACTATATTCACTAGTGGGTTACCAACAACACCCACAACATATGGAGCTAAGTGTTGCTCAATATTCATGACCAAAGAATCCAGATGGGTTTCCAGAAGTTTTACAGACCGTGTGCCGTGAATTGCTGCCGCCCCTTTTCCTCCACTAAGAGGAAAGATCTCCCCTCCTGTATTTTCAGAAttaccacaggcttcccacaaTGCATGAAACAGATTATACATATACTTGGGCATCTCACACTCTTCGATATCAGGTGGTATGATAACTTTAAGAAACATGTCTTCAATGCCAACTGGAATACTTTGGAGCCTTCCTGAGATAATTTGCCCATTTTCTGCATTTGCCTTTACAGTAACATCAATAAGACCTGGCGTTGGCTCTCTGGGTTCCAGTTCTACTACTATTGAAGCATGGTAAATTGGTTGCTCCTCAGAATTTCTACTCACAGGTACAATATCTAGTTTATTTCTCAAAGGTTCGCCAAGAAGAAATGGTATGCGACAAGGTGGAATTGAACCATATGATGATGAAGAAAATGTGACAGTAGTTGCATACATAGCAGGCAAGGTATCCACATCTTCTGAATCAAATGTAGATGAAGCATCTCCCCAAATACGGTTAAACACTTCAGAATCAAATCTTAATATGCAAGGTATTTTAACCTTGAATGCAGGCATGTGCCGGTAGTCAGGAATGCATGAGAAGTACTTCCTTAGGACTCCTAAAATCTCAGCAACCTTTGAATCCATCACTCTGAATGGCTCCTTGCTCGTACTGATTGTCTCAAAGTTTTTTTCATTCTCCATATCTGCTTGGTGAGAAGGCAAAACACTGATATCATCAATACCAACAGTTTTATTTGTTTCAGCATTATCCTCAACACTTGGTTTTAGCAATACTAATGACCATGACTGTTTGACAAGTGGTGGAATTGCCCTTTCAAGGAAAATATAAGAGGAAATGCCACCTGGACTCTTAAGGTCCTCTGAGTGGCTAGAAGAAGTGTGAAAAAATGAGCCAGGATGAGGAGATGCAGGCACAGCTGAGGGCTGTTCACCAAGATGCATCATCGGCCTCAGTTTCTTCCCAGGGATAGAGACAAGCATCCGCAGGTAGATCCTGAAAGTGAAAAGAATGCATACACACAGAGCGTATTAATGACAAGGAGTATGAATATACATATGGCATTAACTAGAATAACTGGAACATAAAACTCAGAAGCTATACCTTCATTACCTTGCATTGTCACGAACTTCCAAATCCGGGAAGAATTGGCAGATAAATGCTAGAAGACGTGACAACGGAAGAAAAACTCTTGAGCTGTGGTGATGTTTAAGCATTATTCTGCAAATGCCCAATACTTTATTCCCCCGAGACCACAAACTCAAGGCAGAATCTGGACCATGTTTTTCCATTAGAGTAGCAATATGACGGGTGAGCACTTCTAACAAACCACGAGGTGGTATAGTATTATTCTCAGCTATCTTCTCAAAAATGGGGAAGTAAGAAGTCAATTGATAGTCGACCACAAGTTTTGGAAGCAGATGTTCATCAAGTTTGTGGAGCAAGCACTCCCCTATGGATTGGTGAGCCTTACATCCCACCAGCCGATCAACAAATGCGACAACGACAGGAACCAGGCCTCGATGCTCCATTGCCAAACTTACCAATTTACTCTGCAGTTGGTCAAGTTTACAAA
This window contains:
- the LOC122034233 gene encoding uncharacterized protein LOC122034233, with protein sequence MEKQQSVKQLPSPNLSPQEWESLFDDFGSGSASRRSRWLHIPLVDLALYSLLRRDFPSHLKPLLLFFIDDFLSSPSDAPPPSQALPPLIDALRSLLSSVDPSAAALRDQFMVTTVSAAISTLDAPLDLDSSALLEPLVEILLTVANRPNHGHDRQSRATACECLRELETAFPCLLKDVAGHLWVLAQAERTHVAQSYLLLLAAVVRDLVLSPGLLSSPISILSTAVPLVPFNVPGFLFSDPAADRDCEPSEVNLREIKRVLAFLWERPQALTPSATMELVSILTSIASTLEQYVPTLGALLKVQFSGLIYSYHPILCHVVLMLYSGFPDAFSGEDERNIALRLALMAREAYQPLPFRLLALHWLLGSPRLGQRKDSIAPLAPRLYPAVFDALSLKAKKLDALARIAANLDDLEMRKKGEEEGRGALIIKFFQDGLVCVSAFQWLPPWSTETSVTFRMLHKFLIGVAPHRGDCSEECGYDYLVDSTIFSTLQSKLVSLAMEHRGLVPVVVAFVDRLVGCKAHQSIGECLLHKLDEHLLPKLVVDYQLTSYFPIFEKIAENNTIPPRGLLEVLTRHIATLMEKHGPDSALSLWSRGNKVLGICRIMLKHHHSSRVFLPLSRLLAFICQFFPDLEVRDNARIYLRMLVSIPGKKLRPMMHLGEQPSAVPASPHPGSFFHTSSSHSEDLKSPGGISSYIFLERAIPPLVKQSWSLVLLKPSVEDNAETNKTVGIDDISVLPSHQADMENEKNFETISTSKEPFRVMDSKVAEILGVLRKYFSCIPDYRHMPAFKVKIPCILRFDSEVFNRIWGDASSTFDSEDVDTLPAMYATTVTFSSSSYGSIPPCRIPFLLGEPLRNKLDIVPVSRNSEEQPIYHASIVVELEPREPTPGLIDVTVKANAENGQIISGRLQSIPVGIEDMFLKVIIPPDIEECEMPKYMYNLFHALWEACGNSENTGGEIFPLSGGKGAAAIHGTRSVKLLETHLDSLVMNIEQHLAPYVVGVVGNPLVNIVRGSGIIKDIICENDSECSVANDITALVPYSENVPLQLPYLEDEDIVEHHSSISKKKIGIFYIMIFLPPRFHLLFQMEVHHSSTLVRIRTDHWPCLAYVDEFLEALFLT